Proteins encoded by one window of Methanobacterium alcaliphilum:
- a CDS encoding histidine kinase dimerization/phosphoacceptor domain -containing protein — protein MANEKILIVEDEELVAQDIKVILEDLGYEVPAITPSAEEALEKIEESCPDSVLMDIMLEGEMDGIEAAQKISERYDIPVVYLTAYSNQEILQRAKKTEPYGYILKPFQERDLQINIEMALYKHEAKKTQLQLLQQRAVNKYLKKALDEKEALLREVHHRVKNNLQIIISLLSLQSKYFEDDQRIHEFFKDYVNQLKSMASIHEKVYQSEDLSSIDFTNYIIGLVSQLSSSYKKSSDIEIEIDAEDIALNVETAIPCGLIINEILTNSFKHAFPSKKGKILVEMYSNEYGMYKLKISDDGVGIPEYIEYPYKGSFGFRMLNTLITQLGGTLDLNKNNGTSFIIEFEELRYKERLIVDNSELDN, from the coding sequence ATGGCGAATGAAAAAATCCTAATTGTCGAAGATGAGGAACTTGTCGCACAGGATATTAAAGTAATCCTCGAAGATTTGGGATATGAAGTTCCAGCTATAACTCCTTCTGCAGAGGAAGCATTGGAAAAAATTGAAGAATCCTGTCCTGATTCTGTTTTAATGGATATTATGTTAGAGGGGGAGATGGATGGGATTGAAGCAGCTCAAAAGATATCTGAACGGTATGATATCCCTGTTGTTTATTTAACGGCTTATAGTAACCAAGAAATATTGCAGCGTGCCAAAAAAACAGAACCTTATGGTTATATTCTAAAACCATTCCAAGAGAGAGATTTACAGATCAATATTGAAATGGCTTTATACAAGCATGAAGCCAAAAAGACCCAATTACAACTATTACAACAACGAGCAGTAAACAAATATTTAAAAAAAGCGCTTGATGAAAAAGAAGCGTTATTGAGAGAAGTTCATCACCGGGTTAAGAATAATCTTCAGATTATCATTAGTTTGCTTTCATTACAGTCTAAATACTTCGAAGATGATCAAAGAATCCATGAATTCTTTAAAGATTATGTAAATCAACTTAAATCAATGGCCAGCATACATGAGAAGGTTTACCAATCAGAAGATTTATCTAGTATTGATTTTACTAATTATATAATTGGTCTGGTCTCTCAGCTATCTAGTTCCTATAAAAAGAGTTCTGATATAGAAATAGAGATTGATGCTGAGGATATAGCTTTAAATGTGGAAACAGCTATTCCTTGTGGGCTTATTATTAATGAAATTTTAACCAATTCATTTAAACATGCTTTTCCCTCTAAAAAAGGAAAAATTTTGGTAGAAATGTATAGTAATGAATATGGGATGTATAAACTAAAAATCAGTGATGACGGTGTGGGTATCCCTGAATATATTGAGTACCCTTATAAAGGTTCTTTTGGTTTTAGGATGTTAAATACTCTTATAACTCAATTAGGTGGTACGCTGGATTTAAATAAAAATAATGGAACTTCTTTTATAATTGAATTTGAAGAGTTAAGATATAAAGAGCGATTAATTGTGGATAATAGTGAATTGGACAACTGA